Proteins encoded by one window of Acetivibrio thermocellus ATCC 27405:
- a CDS encoding GyrI-like domain-containing protein encodes MAFDFKKEYKELYMPKTEPEIIDVPQMNFIAVRGKGDPNEEDGAYKQAVNILYAIAYTIKMSNKSGRKIDGFFEYVVPPLEGFWWQEGVEGVDYSQKDKFNWISVIRLPDFVSKEDFEWAKEEAARKKKIDCSLAEFLTIKEGLCVQALHLGPFDDEPKTVAKMDEYLIKEGYEKDFSNERLHHEIYLSDPRKVEPAKYKTVIRHPVKKATK; translated from the coding sequence ATGGCATTTGATTTTAAGAAAGAATACAAAGAACTTTACATGCCAAAAACCGAACCCGAAATAATCGATGTTCCACAGATGAATTTTATAGCGGTACGCGGGAAAGGCGACCCGAATGAAGAGGATGGTGCTTATAAACAGGCCGTCAATATTCTTTATGCAATTGCATACACAATTAAGATGAGCAATAAAAGCGGACGCAAAATAGACGGCTTTTTTGAATATGTTGTGCCGCCCCTGGAAGGATTCTGGTGGCAGGAAGGCGTAGAGGGAGTGGACTACAGTCAAAAGGATAAGTTTAATTGGATTTCGGTGATACGCCTGCCTGATTTTGTTTCAAAAGAAGATTTTGAGTGGGCGAAAGAAGAAGCTGCCCGCAAAAAGAAAATAGACTGCTCTTTAGCGGAGTTTTTAACCATTAAAGAAGGACTTTGTGTACAAGCTCTGCATTTAGGTCCTTTTGATGATGAGCCCAAAACAGTTGCAAAGATGGATGAATATTTGATAAAAGAAGGATATGAAAAGGACTTTTCCAACGAACGGCTGCATCATGAAATATATTTGTCCGACCCCCGCAAGGTTGAACCGGCAAAATATAAAACGGTTATACGGCATCCGGTAAAGAAAGCAACCAAATAA
- a CDS encoding diacylglycerol/polyprenol kinase family protein, protein MFVEFIKGYGILLCYFAVCASSALVLRRFVPMPDELFRKILHMILLGSIFGWMYAFKTWWVSAIAAIVFILMVFPILAFAERVPGYSQLLIERKKGEIKRSLIVVFVMFAILICLCWGWLGERYLVLASVLAWGLGDAAAALVGKRFGRHFVRGRLVEGCKSLEGTFAMFVVSFISVMIVLIAHDKVEWYACIPIAAATSAVCAIVELYTKNGMDTLTCPLAAAAVLIPLVHLWGV, encoded by the coding sequence ATGTTTGTGGAATTTATAAAAGGTTACGGGATATTGCTTTGCTATTTTGCTGTCTGCGCCTCAAGTGCGCTTGTCCTGCGTCGTTTTGTTCCCATGCCCGATGAACTTTTCCGCAAGATTTTGCACATGATACTTTTAGGATCCATATTCGGATGGATGTATGCCTTTAAAACATGGTGGGTATCGGCAATTGCGGCTATAGTATTTATATTGATGGTTTTCCCGATTCTTGCATTTGCCGAACGTGTACCCGGCTATTCCCAATTGCTTATAGAGCGTAAAAAAGGTGAGATTAAGAGAAGTCTGATAGTAGTGTTTGTTATGTTTGCCATACTGATTTGTCTTTGCTGGGGATGGCTCGGGGAAAGATATTTAGTGCTGGCATCGGTTTTGGCATGGGGATTGGGCGATGCGGCAGCGGCATTGGTGGGAAAACGTTTCGGGCGTCATTTCGTCAGAGGAAGACTGGTTGAAGGATGCAAGAGTCTTGAAGGTACTTTTGCGATGTTTGTTGTATCCTTTATTTCGGTGATGATTGTCTTGATAGCTCATGACAAGGTAGAGTGGTATGCTTGTATTCCAATTGCGGCAGCAACTTCGGCGGTTTGTGCAATTGTGGAACTTTATACAAAGAACGGTATGGATACGCTGACATGTCCTTTGGCTGCAGCAGCGGTTTTAATACCGTTGGTTCATTTGTGGGGGGTATGA
- a CDS encoding cation transporter, producing the protein MKSKSGERTLLASVLMSSPGPIVVGTALFFGRSSTQFADFIRRTAELGAIIVSWIVFRIVNRKNEIDTAYRNKLERTANLCVGAAMCLSGAAMLFIALFSPDTEKGNVIPGLVIAVLGVITNTWFWLRYRRLNREKPNAILAVQSRLYCAKAAVDACVTSSLTFVAVAPAHPASWYVDLIGSIIVAFYLVLNGIITIRGKNNVMNWK; encoded by the coding sequence ATGAAATCAAAATCAGGGGAGCGTACACTTCTGGCTTCTGTGTTGATGAGCTCGCCGGGACCGATAGTTGTGGGGACGGCACTTTTTTTTGGCCGCTCGTCTACGCAGTTTGCAGACTTTATACGGCGTACGGCGGAACTAGGGGCAATAATTGTGTCGTGGATAGTGTTCCGGATTGTAAATAGAAAGAATGAAATCGACACAGCATACAGGAATAAATTGGAACGCACTGCAAATTTATGTGTGGGAGCGGCAATGTGTCTGTCGGGAGCGGCTATGCTGTTTATTGCATTGTTTTCGCCTGACACTGAAAAGGGCAATGTTATCCCCGGACTTGTAATTGCGGTGCTTGGTGTGATAACAAACACATGGTTTTGGCTTAGATACCGTAGGCTCAACCGCGAAAAACCGAATGCGATACTTGCGGTACAAAGCAGGCTTTATTGTGCAAAGGCTGCTGTCGATGCCTGTGTAACCTCTTCCCTGACATTTGTTGCCGTTGCTCCTGCCCACCCCGCTTCATGGTATGTGGATTTGATTGGCTCGATAATAGTTGCATTTTATCTTGTTTTAAACGGTATTATTACAATACGCGGCAAAAATAACGTAATGAATTGGAAATGA
- a CDS encoding glycosyl hydrolase: MGKIFGRTLSLLVTFAMVFSVLLVMPVSTYAAYSLPVDVEAEDCTLGNGAVVTTNVYGTQYPGYSGDGFVWVANSGTITLEVTIPENGMYELSTRCWMYLGKEDETRMQVISINGKSHSNYFIPNKGQWIDYSFGFFYLEAGKATIEIGSSGSWGFILYDKIYFDHADMPDHIIDPTPCDPNATPETRALMKYLTSVYGKYVISGQQEIYGNGNDGNYELEFDYIYEKTGKYPAIRGFDFMNYNPLYGWEDGTTARIIDWVKNRGGIATACWHINIPRDFASYKLGEPVDWTNCTYKPTSSFNTANCLDETTKEHAYLMMAIEDLAEQLLILQEQNIPILFRPFHEAEGYNNTDGSGAWFWWGSAGAEVYKELWKLLYKTLTEKYGIHNLIWEVNLYTYANSYEWYPGDEYVDIIGYDKYEGSPNTWGTSAASSLFLTLVNYTNDTKMVALTENDVIPDIQNIVNEEAWWLYFCPWYGDFLMSPRYNDPVLLNTIYNSEYVITLDELPENLYEYDGEIPDINYGDLNNDGNINSTDYMILKKYILKVLERMNVPEKAADLNGDGSINSTDLTILKRFIMKAITKFPVTQK, translated from the coding sequence ATGGGGAAAATTTTTGGCAGGACACTGAGTCTGCTGGTAACATTTGCAATGGTGTTTTCCGTTCTTTTAGTCATGCCCGTTTCAACTTATGCTGCATATTCCCTTCCTGTGGACGTTGAAGCAGAAGATTGCACTCTTGGCAACGGTGCCGTTGTTACCACCAATGTATACGGAACTCAATATCCCGGATATTCCGGCGACGGATTCGTATGGGTGGCCAACTCGGGAACGATAACATTGGAAGTCACCATTCCTGAAAACGGTATGTATGAGCTTTCCACAAGATGCTGGATGTATCTTGGCAAAGAAGATGAGACCAGAATGCAGGTTATAAGCATCAACGGAAAATCACACAGCAACTATTTTATTCCAAACAAAGGCCAATGGATTGATTACAGTTTCGGATTCTTCTATCTTGAGGCCGGTAAAGCAACTATTGAGATAGGTTCCTCCGGAAGCTGGGGCTTTATACTGTACGACAAAATATACTTTGACCATGCTGACATGCCCGATCATATAATTGACCCGACTCCGTGTGATCCAAATGCAACTCCTGAAACAAGAGCTCTTATGAAATACCTTACCAGCGTGTACGGAAAATATGTTATTTCCGGCCAGCAGGAGATTTACGGAAACGGAAACGACGGCAATTATGAACTTGAATTCGATTATATTTATGAGAAGACAGGCAAATATCCTGCAATCAGAGGCTTTGATTTCATGAACTACAATCCTCTGTACGGATGGGAAGACGGTACAACGGCACGTATAATCGACTGGGTAAAAAATCGCGGCGGTATTGCAACAGCATGCTGGCATATAAATATTCCCAGGGATTTTGCAAGTTATAAACTCGGTGAGCCGGTGGATTGGACAAACTGTACATACAAACCGACAAGCAGCTTTAATACCGCAAACTGCCTTGATGAAACAACAAAAGAACATGCTTACCTGATGATGGCAATTGAAGACCTTGCAGAGCAGCTTTTAATTCTTCAGGAGCAAAACATTCCTATACTTTTCCGTCCGTTCCATGAAGCTGAAGGCTACAACAACACCGACGGCTCCGGCGCATGGTTCTGGTGGGGTTCTGCAGGTGCTGAAGTTTACAAGGAACTCTGGAAACTTCTTTATAAAACTCTTACCGAAAAATACGGCATTCATAATTTGATATGGGAAGTAAACCTTTATACATATGCCAATTCTTATGAATGGTATCCCGGCGATGAGTATGTGGACATTATCGGATACGACAAATATGAAGGTTCACCCAATACCTGGGGCACAAGCGCCGCATCATCATTATTCCTTACACTTGTAAATTACACAAACGACACAAAGATGGTTGCATTGACTGAAAATGACGTTATTCCCGATATTCAAAATATAGTTAATGAGGAAGCCTGGTGGCTGTATTTCTGCCCATGGTACGGTGATTTCCTTATGAGTCCCAGATACAACGACCCCGTACTTTTGAACACTATCTACAACAGTGAATATGTAATCACCTTGGATGAACTTCCGGAAAACCTTTATGAATATGATGGTGAAATACCGGATATCAACTACGGCGATTTGAACAATGACGGAAATATAAACTCAACCGATTATATGATACTGAAGAAATATATTTTAAAAGTTCTTGAAAGAATGAATGTCCCTGAAAAAGCAGCAGATTTAAACGGTGACGGTTCAATCAATTCAACCGATTTGACAATATTAAAAAGATTTATAATGAAAGCAATTACAAAATTTCCCGTTACACAAAAGTAA
- a CDS encoding translation factor GTPase family protein — MKKLVVGILAHVDAGKTTLSEALLYVSGKIRKLGRVDNKDAYLDTYELERARGITIFSKQAVFEVGDTRITLLDTPGHVDFSAEMERTLQVLDYAILVVSGADGVQGHTKTLWHLLEIYKIPVFIFVNKMDQNGTNKDKVINEIKKQLDDRCIEFSEENPEEFFDRLAMCDEMIMETYLEKGRVETSQISAAVKERKVFPCFFGSALKLEGVEEFIHGLMKYTVVPSYPNEFGAKIFKITRDEQGNRLTHMKLTGGKLKVRDVLTNGVWEEKVNQIRIYSGEKFEAVSEVDAGTVFAVTGLTQSRPGEGLGIEKSSGAPLLEPVLQYQIILPEGCDPRAMLPKLRQIEDEEPELNIVWDEQLQEIRVRVMGEVQIEILQSIIKSRFGVDVAFDDGSIVYKETIANTVEGVGHFEPLRHYAEVHLLLKPGERGSGLKFDVNCSEDVLAKSWQRLVLTHLEEKVHKGVLTGSAITDMKITLVSGRAHNKHTQGGDFREATYRAVRQGLKEAESILLEPYYDFQLEVPEKMVGRAMMDIEKMHGTCEISQINGDMAVLVGSAPVVTMRNYQKEVVAYTKGLGRLFCSFKGYEPCHNAQEVIERIGYDSERDVENPTGSVFCANGVSFLVSWDEVKNYMHVESYFQKKEDEENLNQNRPVYSGEKAISLEEIDQIMNKTFYANQGRKSAWKRQKASEERYYKPAAGAKRHEAKEEYLLVDGYNIIYAWPELKKLADENLDGARMKLLDMLSNYQWIRRCHVIVVFDAYRVEGHKEEIIDYYNIHVVYTREAQTADQYIEKFAYENSKNYDITVATSDGLQQIIVRGEGCALLSARELKAELEAANERIKQEYHKMNKIDRNYLGDALSTKAKRHMEDLIEEENKNNGIKKDK, encoded by the coding sequence ATGAAGAAGTTGGTAGTTGGAATATTGGCGCATGTTGACGCAGGAAAGACAACATTATCAGAGGCCCTGCTGTATGTGAGCGGAAAAATAAGAAAATTGGGAAGAGTTGATAACAAAGATGCTTACCTGGACACCTATGAACTCGAAAGGGCCAGGGGCATCACTATTTTTTCCAAGCAGGCCGTTTTTGAAGTGGGGGACACCCGGATTACCTTGCTGGATACTCCGGGCCATGTGGATTTTTCGGCTGAGATGGAGAGAACCCTTCAAGTGCTGGATTATGCCATTTTAGTTGTCAGCGGTGCTGATGGAGTGCAGGGACATACCAAAACCCTGTGGCATCTTCTTGAAATCTACAAGATACCTGTGTTTATATTTGTCAATAAAATGGACCAGAACGGGACAAACAAGGATAAAGTAATTAATGAAATAAAAAAGCAGTTGGATGACAGATGCATAGAATTTAGTGAAGAAAATCCAGAAGAGTTTTTTGACCGGCTGGCAATGTGTGATGAAATGATAATGGAGACGTATCTTGAGAAAGGACGGGTTGAAACCTCGCAGATTAGTGCTGCCGTAAAAGAACGAAAGGTATTTCCGTGTTTTTTCGGTTCGGCATTGAAATTGGAAGGTGTCGAGGAATTTATTCACGGTCTTATGAAATATACTGTAGTCCCAAGTTACCCTAATGAATTTGGTGCCAAGATATTTAAAATAACAAGGGACGAGCAGGGAAACCGTCTTACCCACATGAAGCTGACCGGCGGGAAACTCAAGGTAAGAGATGTTTTGACAAACGGCGTGTGGGAAGAAAAAGTGAATCAAATCCGCATCTACTCCGGAGAAAAATTTGAAGCGGTAAGCGAGGTGGATGCGGGCACCGTGTTTGCAGTGACCGGCCTTACCCAATCCAGACCGGGAGAAGGTCTTGGAATTGAGAAATCTTCAGGTGCGCCGCTGTTGGAGCCTGTGCTGCAGTATCAAATCATACTTCCGGAAGGTTGTGACCCAAGAGCGATGCTGCCCAAGCTTAGGCAGATTGAAGATGAGGAACCGGAGCTTAACATTGTCTGGGATGAACAGTTGCAGGAAATCCGGGTCCGGGTCATGGGAGAGGTACAGATTGAAATTCTGCAAAGCATTATAAAAAGCCGTTTTGGAGTTGATGTTGCTTTTGACGACGGAAGTATAGTATATAAAGAGACTATTGCCAATACTGTTGAAGGAGTGGGGCATTTTGAGCCACTCAGACACTATGCGGAAGTTCACTTGCTATTGAAGCCCGGAGAGAGGGGAAGCGGCCTTAAGTTTGATGTAAACTGCAGTGAGGATGTTTTGGCTAAAAGTTGGCAGAGACTGGTTTTAACCCACCTTGAAGAAAAAGTTCATAAAGGGGTTTTGACGGGTTCGGCGATTACGGATATGAAAATTACTTTGGTATCCGGAAGGGCGCACAACAAGCATACTCAGGGCGGCGACTTCAGGGAGGCTACTTACCGTGCGGTGCGTCAGGGTTTGAAAGAAGCGGAATCCATACTGCTTGAGCCCTATTATGACTTTCAGCTGGAAGTGCCGGAAAAAATGGTGGGAAGAGCCATGATGGATATTGAGAAAATGCACGGCACATGTGAGATATCCCAGATAAACGGCGATATGGCAGTTTTGGTTGGCAGCGCTCCCGTTGTCACCATGAGGAATTATCAGAAAGAGGTTGTGGCATATACCAAAGGTCTTGGCAGACTGTTTTGCAGTTTTAAAGGGTATGAGCCGTGCCATAATGCGCAGGAAGTTATAGAGCGCATAGGATATGATTCGGAAAGGGATGTGGAAAATCCCACAGGTTCCGTATTTTGCGCCAATGGTGTCAGTTTTTTGGTAAGTTGGGATGAAGTAAAGAATTACATGCATGTGGAGAGCTATTTTCAGAAAAAAGAGGATGAAGAAAATTTAAACCAAAACCGGCCTGTGTATTCGGGAGAAAAAGCGATAAGCCTGGAAGAAATTGATCAAATTATGAATAAAACCTTTTATGCAAACCAGGGAAGGAAATCTGCATGGAAGAGGCAAAAGGCATCGGAAGAAAGGTATTACAAACCTGCAGCCGGTGCAAAAAGGCATGAGGCAAAAGAAGAGTATCTTTTGGTGGACGGATATAACATCATCTATGCATGGCCGGAGTTAAAAAAGCTTGCCGATGAGAATTTGGACGGCGCAAGAATGAAATTGCTTGATATGCTGAGCAATTACCAATGGATTCGAAGATGTCATGTCATTGTCGTATTTGATGCTTACCGTGTTGAGGGACATAAAGAAGAGATAATAGATTATTATAATATCCATGTGGTTTATACGAGAGAGGCTCAAACAGCGGATCAGTATATTGAGAAATTTGCCTATGAAAACAGTAAAAACTATGATATCACTGTTGCCACATCCGACGGATTGCAGCAGATAATTGTAAGGGGAGAAGGATGCGCACTGCTGTCCGCAAGGGAGCTTAAGGCTGAGCTTGAAGCTGCCAATGAAAGAATAAAACAGGAATACCATAAAATGAATAAAATAGACCGCAATTATTTGGGCGATGCTTTGTCTACGAAAGCAAAACGGCATATGGAAGATTTGATTGAAGAAGAAAATAAGAATAACGGAATTAAAAAAGATAAATAA
- a CDS encoding Crp/Fnr family transcriptional regulator: MKKYLDVLKKVNLFKGIDESDLLSLLACLSSKLEHYKKNEIVFMSGEAINSFGIVLSGEVQIVQEDYYGNRSILARIGVGNLFAESFACAQIEALPVSVITTTESDLLFIDCRKLAKPCATACAFHSRLIQNMLHITAMKNISLTQKIEFISKRTTREKLLAYLSSEAQKAGSNRFSIPFNRQELADYLSVDRSAMSAELSKLRKEGILNYNKNHFELL, translated from the coding sequence ATGAAAAAATATTTGGATGTTTTAAAAAAAGTTAATTTGTTTAAAGGAATTGACGAATCGGATTTGCTTTCGCTTTTGGCCTGTTTGTCAAGCAAGCTTGAGCATTACAAAAAAAACGAGATTGTTTTTATGAGCGGTGAGGCCATTAATTCTTTTGGCATAGTTTTGTCAGGAGAGGTTCAGATTGTACAGGAAGATTATTACGGTAACAGAAGTATCCTGGCCAGGATAGGTGTGGGCAATCTGTTTGCCGAATCTTTTGCCTGTGCTCAAATAGAAGCTCTTCCGGTCAGTGTAATTACAACCACCGAAAGCGATCTTCTTTTTATCGACTGCCGTAAACTCGCAAAGCCATGTGCTACTGCCTGCGCTTTTCACAGTCGCCTGATTCAAAATATGCTGCATATTACTGCGATGAAAAATATATCTTTAACACAAAAAATTGAGTTTATTTCAAAGCGTACCACTCGGGAAAAGCTTTTGGCCTATCTTTCCAGTGAGGCACAAAAGGCAGGCAGCAATCGTTTTTCCATTCCGTTCAACCGTCAGGAACTTGCAGATTATCTGTCGGTTGACCGCAGCGCAATGTCGGCGGAACTTAGCAAGCTTAGAAAAGAAGGTATTTTAAATTATAACAAAAACCATTTTGAATTATTGTAA
- a CDS encoding ATP-binding protein → MIRRVIKIDEDKCIGCELCVNACHEGAIGMVNGKAKLLRDDYCDGLGDCLPVCPTGAITFEEREAAEYNEAAVQENKLKKQKEDLPCGCPGTQMRTINRENEHKAEPAETYENMSRLSQWPVQIKLVPVNAPYFENANLLIAADCTAYAYGNFHNKFMKNRITLIGCPKLDDVDYTEKLTAIIKNNNIKSVTVVRMEVPCCGGIENAVKRALLNSGKLIPWQVVTISTNGEILE, encoded by the coding sequence ATGATTCGTAGAGTAATAAAGATAGATGAAGATAAATGCATAGGATGTGAATTGTGTGTAAATGCCTGCCACGAGGGAGCCATAGGGATGGTGAACGGAAAGGCGAAGCTTTTGCGGGATGATTACTGCGACGGCCTGGGTGACTGCCTTCCGGTTTGCCCCACAGGAGCCATCACCTTTGAAGAGCGTGAAGCGGCAGAGTATAACGAAGCAGCCGTTCAGGAAAACAAGCTGAAAAAGCAGAAAGAAGATTTGCCTTGCGGATGTCCCGGTACGCAGATGAGAACTATCAACAGGGAAAATGAACACAAAGCCGAGCCTGCGGAGACTTACGAGAACATGAGCCGGCTTTCCCAGTGGCCTGTTCAAATCAAACTTGTACCGGTCAATGCGCCGTATTTTGAAAATGCAAATCTTTTGATTGCAGCGGATTGCACCGCATATGCCTATGGAAATTTCCATAATAAATTTATGAAAAACAGAATAACTTTGATTGGTTGTCCGAAGCTGGACGATGTGGACTACACCGAAAAGCTTACGGCAATTATCAAAAACAACAATATCAAAAGCGTCACAGTTGTGCGTATGGAGGTTCCATGCTGCGGAGGAATTGAAAACGCGGTAAAAAGAGCTCTTTTAAACAGTGGAAAACTCATACCCTGGCAGGTTGTGACAATTTCAACCAACGGCGAAATCCTTGAATAA
- the hcp gene encoding hydroxylamine reductase produces MSMFCYQCQETAGGKGCTVRGVCGKNEEVAKLQDLLLYTVKGISYIVTKGNIDAAKLGNTNHEVLSSLFMTITNVNFDDGSIEKQIRKMLAVRDEMKKSVQAEGLHDAAVFSVDSRESMLKKADSVGVLSTQNEDIRSLREMITYGVKGMAAYAEHAKNIGKEDKEIYSFIYEALAATLDDSLSVDDLFALTLKTGEYGVKVMALLDEANTSRFGNPEITEVNIGVRKNPAILVSGHDLTDLEQLLEQTKGTGVDVYTHGEMLPAHYYPAFKKYDNFVGNYGNAWWKQVEEFESFHGPILFTTNCIVPPRSEEVRRRIFTTGSAGFPGCKHIEADENGKKDFSEIIELAKTLPAPDEIETGSIVGGFAHNQVMALADKVVEAVKSGAVKKFFVMAGCDGRMKSRSYYTEFAQNLPKDTVILTAGCAKYRYNKLGLGDIGGIPRVLDAGQCNDSYSLAVIALKLKEVFGLDDINKLPIAFNIAWYEQKAVIVLLALLYLGVKNIHLGPTLPGFLSPNVAKVLVEKFGIAGIGTVEDDIKLFMS; encoded by the coding sequence ATGAGCATGTTTTGTTATCAATGTCAGGAAACTGCAGGAGGAAAAGGCTGCACAGTACGCGGGGTGTGCGGCAAGAATGAGGAAGTTGCAAAGCTCCAGGATCTTTTGCTTTACACCGTTAAAGGCATCTCATATATCGTTACCAAGGGAAATATTGATGCCGCAAAACTTGGAAATACAAACCATGAAGTATTAAGCAGCCTGTTTATGACAATTACCAATGTGAATTTTGACGATGGTTCAATTGAAAAACAGATAAGAAAAATGCTTGCCGTAAGGGACGAAATGAAAAAGTCCGTACAGGCGGAAGGCCTTCATGATGCGGCGGTATTTTCTGTGGATTCAAGAGAATCCATGTTAAAAAAAGCCGATTCTGTGGGGGTACTCTCCACTCAAAATGAAGATATACGTTCATTAAGAGAAATGATTACCTATGGTGTCAAGGGTATGGCAGCCTATGCCGAGCATGCGAAAAATATAGGAAAAGAAGACAAGGAAATCTATTCCTTTATATATGAGGCTTTGGCGGCAACTTTGGACGACTCTCTTTCAGTTGACGACCTTTTTGCGCTGACACTCAAAACCGGTGAATACGGTGTAAAGGTTATGGCGCTTCTGGACGAGGCCAATACATCAAGGTTCGGAAATCCGGAAATTACCGAAGTTAATATCGGAGTCAGAAAAAATCCGGCCATCCTTGTTTCCGGGCATGACCTTACCGATCTTGAACAGCTTTTGGAGCAGACAAAAGGAACAGGCGTGGATGTATACACCCATGGCGAAATGCTTCCGGCCCACTACTATCCGGCTTTCAAAAAGTATGACAATTTCGTGGGCAACTACGGAAACGCATGGTGGAAGCAGGTGGAAGAATTTGAGTCCTTCCACGGGCCTATTTTGTTTACTACAAACTGTATTGTTCCGCCAAGGAGCGAAGAGGTCAGAAGAAGGATATTTACAACAGGTTCGGCAGGTTTCCCCGGATGCAAGCATATTGAAGCCGATGAAAACGGCAAGAAGGATTTTTCGGAGATAATTGAGCTTGCGAAAACTTTGCCTGCTCCTGATGAAATTGAAACGGGAAGCATTGTCGGCGGATTTGCCCACAATCAGGTAATGGCCCTTGCCGACAAGGTGGTTGAAGCCGTCAAATCCGGAGCTGTTAAAAAGTTCTTTGTTATGGCCGGATGCGATGGGCGCATGAAGTCCAGAAGTTATTACACCGAGTTTGCCCAAAACCTTCCTAAAGACACTGTGATTTTAACGGCAGGATGTGCAAAATATCGTTATAACAAGTTGGGACTGGGCGATATAGGCGGTATTCCGAGGGTGCTTGATGCCGGACAGTGCAACGATTCGTATTCTTTGGCGGTTATTGCCCTGAAACTTAAAGAAGTATTTGGACTGGACGATATCAACAAGCTTCCGATTGCCTTTAATATAGCGTGGTATGAGCAGAAAGCCGTAATAGTTCTTTTGGCTCTCTTGTATCTGGGCGTGAAGAATATTCATCTTGGACCTACGCTTCCGGGATTCCTTTCACCCAATGTGGCAAAGGTTCTGGTGGAGAAGTTTGGCATCGCAGGTATTGGCACTGTTGAAGATGATATCAAATTGTTTATGTCTTAA
- a CDS encoding Hsp20/alpha crystallin family protein, giving the protein MSLISWNPFREVDSISRDMETFFERSPFGFFSRATAPRVDVFETEKDVVVKAEIPGVSKEDLNVYVDENSIRLSGETKRDTEYKNEHIYRTERYYGSFSRTIPLPVEVKSEQAKAEYKDGILTVTVPKVETTQMKGKKIDIH; this is encoded by the coding sequence ATGAGCCTGATTTCCTGGAATCCATTCAGAGAAGTAGACAGCATCAGCAGAGATATGGAAACCTTCTTTGAACGTTCACCTTTTGGTTTTTTCAGCAGAGCAACAGCTCCCAGAGTTGATGTTTTCGAAACAGAAAAAGATGTTGTTGTAAAGGCTGAAATACCGGGTGTATCCAAAGAAGATTTAAATGTATATGTTGATGAAAATTCCATAAGATTGTCAGGAGAAACAAAAAGAGATACAGAATATAAAAATGAACATATATACAGGACTGAAAGATATTACGGAAGCTTTTCAAGAACAATTCCCCTCCCTGTCGAAGTAAAATCAGAACAGGCAAAGGCAGAATATAAAGACGGTATTTTGACCGTTACGGTTCCTAAAGTTGAAACAACACAAATGAAAGGCAAAAAGATTGATATACATTAA